A single Polynucleobacter acidiphobus DNA region contains:
- the nuoF gene encoding NADH-quinone oxidoreductase subunit NuoF, with protein sequence MTSLHSRHIKPLILAGLDGKNWHLKDYEARGGYQQLRRILNEKITPDAVIAEVKASSLRGRGGAGFPTGLKWSFMPKNYNGNKYLVCNSDEGEPGTFKDRDIMRYNPHALIEGMIIGAYAMGISTGYNYIHGEIWEVYERFEEALEEAHAAGYLGEKILGTEFSFQLHAAPGFGAYICGEETALLESLEGKKGQPRFKPPFPANFGLYGKPTTINNTETFAAVPFILAIGAEAYLKLGKPNNGGTKIFSVSGDVTYPGNYEVPLGTPFAELLKLAGGMRNGKQLKAVIPGGSSAPVLPGKIMMDITMDYDAISKAGSMLGSGAVIVMDETRCMVRSLLRLSYFYHEESCGQCTPCREGTGWLWRIVNRIEHGQGRPEDLDLLKDVAGNIQGRTICALGDAAAMPVQGMLKHYMDEFAYHVEHKHCMVSSFAKAA encoded by the coding sequence ATGACCAGTTTGCATAGTCGTCACATCAAGCCCTTAATTTTGGCTGGCCTAGATGGTAAGAACTGGCATCTCAAAGACTATGAGGCGCGCGGCGGTTATCAACAGCTACGCCGGATTCTGAACGAAAAAATTACCCCGGATGCCGTGATTGCGGAAGTCAAAGCATCGTCCTTGCGTGGCCGCGGTGGTGCTGGATTTCCAACGGGCTTGAAGTGGAGCTTCATGCCTAAGAACTACAACGGCAATAAATATTTGGTTTGTAATAGCGATGAAGGTGAGCCCGGCACATTCAAAGACCGTGACATCATGCGCTATAACCCCCATGCATTGATTGAAGGCATGATCATCGGCGCCTACGCGATGGGAATCTCAACGGGATATAACTACATTCATGGCGAGATCTGGGAGGTCTATGAGCGCTTTGAAGAGGCTCTTGAGGAGGCACATGCCGCGGGCTATCTTGGAGAGAAAATTTTAGGAACGGAATTTAGCTTCCAGTTGCATGCCGCCCCAGGCTTTGGTGCCTATATTTGCGGAGAAGAGACTGCGCTCTTAGAGTCCCTTGAAGGAAAAAAAGGGCAGCCGCGCTTTAAGCCACCATTTCCAGCCAACTTTGGTCTATATGGCAAGCCAACGACCATTAACAACACCGAGACCTTTGCAGCCGTGCCATTTATTCTGGCCATCGGTGCAGAGGCCTATCTCAAATTAGGTAAGCCTAATAATGGCGGCACCAAGATCTTCTCCGTATCAGGCGACGTTACTTACCCAGGTAACTATGAAGTTCCACTCGGCACGCCCTTTGCAGAGTTATTGAAGTTGGCGGGTGGAATGCGCAATGGCAAACAGCTCAAAGCCGTAATCCCTGGCGGATCATCAGCGCCGGTCTTGCCTGGCAAGATCATGATGGATATCACCATGGATTACGACGCGATCTCCAAGGCTGGGTCGATGCTTGGTTCGGGGGCGGTGATCGTGATGGATGAGACCCGTTGCATGGTGCGTTCACTCCTGCGTCTCTCGTATTTCTATCACGAAGAGTCATGTGGCCAATGCACCCCATGCCGCGAGGGCACGGGTTGGCTCTGGCGTATCGTTAACCGTATTGAACATGGCCAAGGTCGTCCAGAGGATTTGGATCTTCTCAAAGACGTTGCCGGAAATATTCAAGGGCGGACCATCTGTGCCTTAGGTGATGCGGCGGCGATGCCAGTGCAAGGAATGCTCAAGCACTACATGGATGAGTTTGCCTACCATGTTGAGCACAAGCATTGCATGGTTTCTTCATTTGCAAAGGCTGCCTAA
- the nuoE gene encoding NADH-quinone oxidoreductase subunit NuoE produces the protein MTVQSLFSAKTRAQMDRNIAKYPSEQKQSAVMACLIAAQEEHGWVSPEIIAEVAQILEMPKIAVEEVATFYNMYETKPIGKFKLVVCTNLPCQLTHGEEAADYLKKKLGINFNETTPCGTFTLKEGECMGACGDSPVMLVNNHRMCSFMTQEKIDALLDELNAQAKGGSV, from the coding sequence ATGACAGTCCAATCCCTTTTTTCTGCTAAGACTCGAGCTCAAATGGATCGCAATATTGCGAAGTATCCGTCTGAGCAAAAACAATCGGCAGTGATGGCATGCCTAATTGCCGCACAAGAAGAGCATGGTTGGGTCTCCCCCGAGATCATTGCGGAAGTTGCACAAATTCTGGAGATGCCTAAGATTGCGGTTGAGGAAGTGGCGACCTTCTACAACATGTATGAGACCAAGCCGATTGGTAAGTTCAAACTGGTTGTGTGTACCAATTTACCTTGTCAGTTAACGCATGGCGAAGAAGCGGCTGACTACCTCAAGAAAAAACTCGGGATTAACTTTAATGAGACCACGCCCTGCGGAACTTTCACCTTGAAAGAGGGCGAGTGCATGGGTGCCTGTGGCGACTCACCTGTGATGTTGGTGAACAACCACCGGATGTGCAGTTTTATGACCCAAGAAAAGATCGACGCCTTATTGGATGAGTTGAATGCGCAAGCAAAAGGGGGGAGCGTATGA
- a CDS encoding NADH-quinone oxidoreductase subunit D, giving the protein MAEIKNYTLNFGPQHPAAHGVLRLVLELDGEVIQRADPHIGLLHRATEKLAETRTWIQSVPYMDRLDYVSMMVNEHAYVMAIEKLLDVDVPVRAQYIRVMFDELTRLLNHLLWVGCHGLDVGAMAIFLYAFRDREDIFDMYEAVSGARMHAAYYRPGGVYRDLPEKMPQYAKSAIRSEQAVKRLNESRSGSLLDFIEDFSNRFPANVDEYNNLLTDNRIWKQRLVGIGVVSPERALQMGFTGPMLRGSGFAWDLRKKQPYEVYDQLDFDIPVGVNGDSYDRYLVRMEEMRQSNRIIQQCVKWLRANPGPVMSDNHKVAPPKRVDMKTNMEELIHHFKLFTEGIHVPAGEAYAAVEHPKGEFGIYAISDGANKPYRLKIRAPGFAHLAAMDEMSRGHMIADAVTIIGTQDIVFGEIDR; this is encoded by the coding sequence ATGGCTGAGATTAAGAACTACACCCTCAACTTTGGCCCCCAGCATCCTGCGGCTCACGGTGTATTGCGTTTAGTGCTGGAGCTCGACGGCGAGGTAATCCAACGCGCCGATCCGCATATTGGCTTATTGCATCGCGCGACCGAAAAACTCGCCGAGACCCGGACTTGGATTCAGAGTGTGCCGTATATGGATCGTCTCGATTATGTATCGATGATGGTTAACGAGCACGCCTATGTGATGGCCATCGAGAAACTCTTGGATGTCGACGTACCAGTGCGTGCTCAATACATCCGCGTAATGTTTGATGAGCTCACCCGTCTACTCAATCACTTGCTCTGGGTTGGCTGCCACGGTCTCGACGTTGGTGCGATGGCGATCTTCTTATATGCTTTCCGTGATCGTGAGGATATCTTCGATATGTATGAGGCGGTATCCGGTGCTCGGATGCATGCAGCCTACTATCGTCCCGGCGGCGTCTATCGCGATTTGCCTGAGAAGATGCCGCAATACGCCAAGTCCGCGATTCGGAGTGAGCAGGCGGTGAAGCGCTTAAATGAGAGCCGTAGCGGATCATTATTGGATTTCATTGAAGACTTTAGTAATCGCTTTCCAGCGAATGTAGATGAGTACAACAATCTCTTAACCGATAACCGTATTTGGAAGCAGCGTTTAGTGGGTATCGGTGTGGTCTCGCCTGAGCGAGCTCTGCAGATGGGCTTTACTGGCCCGATGTTGCGTGGCTCCGGTTTTGCTTGGGACTTGCGCAAGAAGCAGCCTTATGAAGTCTATGACCAGTTGGATTTTGATATTCCAGTGGGAGTGAATGGCGATAGCTACGACCGATATTTAGTGCGTATGGAAGAGATGCGTCAATCCAATCGCATTATTCAGCAGTGTGTGAAGTGGTTGCGTGCTAATCCAGGCCCAGTGATGAGCGATAACCACAAGGTAGCTCCTCCAAAGCGCGTTGATATGAAAACCAATATGGAAGAGTTGATTCATCACTTCAAGCTCTTTACCGAAGGGATTCATGTGCCTGCCGGTGAGGCGTATGCAGCAGTAGAGCACCCAAAGGGTGAGTTCGGGATTTACGCCATTTCGGATGGTGCCAACAAACCTTACCGCTTAAAGATTCGGGCTCCTGGCTTTGCTCATTTAGCAGCCATGGATGAGATGTCACGCGGTCACATGATTGCGGATGCGGTCACTATCATTGGGACCCAAGACATTGTGTTTGGTGAGATCGATCGATAA
- a CDS encoding NADH-quinone oxidoreductase subunit C, with protein sequence MSDRLEQLRLQLDRVLGNRIQSATIDHRELTIVLHHATYAESAKLLRDDPSLAFEQLIDLCGVDYKDYADGTWSGPRFAVVSHLLSIKHNQRLRIRVFAPDDDYPLVASMVPIWNSANWFEREAFDLFGILFDGHEDLRRILTDYGFIGHPFRKDFPISGHVEMRYDPELKRVVYQPVTIDPREVTPRVIREEQYGGLANG encoded by the coding sequence ATGAGTGATCGCCTCGAACAACTTCGTTTGCAACTTGATCGTGTTTTGGGAAACCGTATTCAGAGTGCCACGATCGATCATCGCGAGTTGACCATCGTGTTGCATCACGCAACGTATGCGGAGTCAGCCAAATTATTGCGAGACGATCCTAGCTTAGCGTTTGAGCAACTCATTGATTTATGTGGAGTTGATTACAAAGACTATGCCGATGGTACCTGGAGCGGACCTCGCTTTGCGGTGGTTAGCCACTTACTGTCTATCAAGCATAACCAACGTCTGCGCATTCGGGTATTTGCCCCAGACGATGACTACCCCTTGGTGGCATCGATGGTTCCCATTTGGAACTCGGCCAATTGGTTTGAGCGTGAAGCCTTTGATCTCTTTGGTATCTTGTTCGATGGCCATGAGGATTTGCGTCGTATCTTGACCGACTACGGCTTTATTGGTCATCCATTCCGTAAGGATTTCCCAATCTCGGGCCACGTCGAGATGCGCTATGACCCGGAGTTAAAGCGGGTGGTGTATCAGCCAGTTACGATTGATCCGCGTGAAGTAACCCCACGCGTGATTCGTGAAGAACAATACGGTGGCTTAGCAAATGGCTGA
- a CDS encoding NuoB/complex I 20 kDa subunit family protein, with translation MALEGVLKQGFVTTSADQLINWTRTGSLWPMTFGLACCAVEMMHAGASRYDLDRFGVVFRPSPRQSDLMIVAGTLCNKMAPALRKVYDQMPEPRWVISMGSCANGGGYYHYSYSVVRGCDRIVPVDVYVPGCPPTAEALIYGIIQLQAKIGRTSTIARKG, from the coding sequence ATGGCACTTGAAGGTGTTCTAAAACAAGGTTTTGTAACGACCTCGGCTGACCAGTTAATCAATTGGACCAGAACCGGATCGCTTTGGCCGATGACCTTTGGTTTGGCTTGTTGCGCAGTTGAGATGATGCATGCGGGCGCATCGCGCTACGACCTCGATCGTTTTGGAGTGGTATTCCGTCCATCGCCCCGCCAATCCGATTTGATGATTGTGGCAGGCACCTTATGCAACAAGATGGCTCCAGCCTTGCGCAAGGTCTACGACCAAATGCCAGAACCGCGTTGGGTGATATCGATGGGTTCATGTGCGAATGGCGGCGGCTATTATCACTACTCTTACTCGGTGGTACGCGGTTGTGATCGCATTGTCCCAGTGGATGTGTATGTGCCAGGTTGTCCACCAACGGCAGAAGCCTTGATCTACGGCATTATTCAGTTGCAGGCCAAGATTGGTCGGACCAGCACCATTGCGAGGAAGGGTTGA
- a CDS encoding NADH-quinone oxidoreductase subunit A: protein MNLSNYFPVLLFILVGIGVGLAPIVLGKVLAPSKPYSEKDSPYECGFEAFEDARMKFDVRYYLVAILFILFDLETAFLFPWGVALRDIGWEGYIAMAIFLLEFIVGFAYIWKKGALDWE from the coding sequence TTGAACCTTTCAAATTACTTCCCAGTACTGTTGTTTATTCTTGTCGGTATCGGCGTCGGTCTTGCCCCCATTGTCTTGGGTAAAGTTTTAGCCCCCTCCAAACCTTATTCAGAAAAAGATTCCCCATACGAGTGCGGCTTTGAAGCCTTTGAAGATGCTCGTATGAAATTCGATGTGCGCTACTACCTGGTCGCCATCCTTTTTATCCTGTTTGATCTCGAAACCGCATTTTTATTTCCTTGGGGCGTTGCCTTAAGGGATATTGGCTGGGAAGGTTACATTGCGATGGCAATTTTCCTCCTTGAGTTTATCGTTGGTTTTGCTTATATCTGGAAAAAGGGCGCCCTGGATTGGGAGTAG
- the secG gene encoding preprotein translocase subunit SecG: MEWLKTLFVVLQVVSALAIIGLVLIQQGKGADMGAAFGSGSSGSLFGATGSSNFLSRTTAIFAVIFFVSTLGITWLGTKKPVESGVLSNSTLPTVAPAQQGGATPANGASSEPGKPVVPR, translated from the coding sequence ATGGAATGGCTTAAAACTTTATTCGTGGTCCTGCAAGTAGTTTCTGCATTGGCCATTATTGGCTTGGTCTTGATTCAGCAAGGTAAGGGCGCTGATATGGGCGCAGCATTTGGTTCGGGCTCCTCAGGTAGTTTATTTGGGGCAACCGGCTCCTCAAACTTTCTCTCGCGTACCACCGCTATTTTTGCGGTGATCTTTTTTGTGAGCACCCTAGGAATTACCTGGTTGGGCACTAAAAAGCCTGTTGAGTCAGGGGTTTTATCCAACTCAACCTTGCCGACTGTAGCCCCTGCTCAGCAAGGTGGCGCCACTCCAGCAAATGGAGCAAGTTCAGAACCCGGTAAGCCGGTCGTGCCTCGCTAA
- the tpiA gene encoding triose-phosphate isomerase — protein MRALTVIGNWKMNGSVRSNRDWLQTVTTEMQQGMPAGRRFGVCVPFPYLQECSNYLGSSQLQLGAQDVSAYASGPYTGEVSASMLQEMGVRFVIVGHSERRMQYGEANESIALKAEQALDHELTPIICVGETADERNSGRAVEVVRRQVASQVSTLQDRLVDCLIAYEPIWAIGTGKVASAQMAQDMHRAIRLQLAEFDDDVASHIGIVYGGSVRADNATELFAMPDIDGALVGGASLDAKEFLAICRA, from the coding sequence ATGCGCGCATTGACGGTCATCGGCAATTGGAAGATGAATGGCAGTGTTCGCAGTAATCGGGATTGGTTGCAAACGGTCACTACAGAGATGCAGCAGGGCATGCCGGCAGGTCGGCGTTTTGGTGTCTGTGTGCCCTTTCCGTATTTGCAAGAATGCAGTAACTATTTGGGAAGTTCGCAGCTTCAATTAGGGGCGCAAGATGTATCGGCCTATGCGTCTGGGCCATATACAGGTGAGGTGAGTGCGAGCATGTTGCAGGAGATGGGTGTGCGCTTTGTGATCGTGGGTCATTCGGAGCGTCGTATGCAGTACGGCGAGGCCAATGAGAGCATCGCTCTCAAAGCAGAGCAGGCTTTAGATCATGAGTTGACCCCAATCATTTGCGTTGGTGAAACAGCGGATGAGAGAAATTCTGGGCGTGCAGTCGAGGTGGTGAGGCGACAGGTTGCCAGTCAGGTAAGCACCCTGCAAGATCGCTTGGTGGATTGCTTGATTGCGTATGAGCCGATTTGGGCCATTGGGACAGGTAAGGTTGCGAGTGCGCAAATGGCCCAAGATATGCACCGGGCGATTCGCTTGCAACTGGCTGAGTTTGATGATGATGTGGCGTCTCATATTGGGATTGTTTACGGAGGCAGTGTCCGGGCCGATAACGCCACGGAGCTTTTTGCCATGCCCGATATTGATGGGGCGTTGGTTGGTGGCGCATCGTTGGATGCCAAGGAGTTTTTAGCAATCTGTCGGGCGTGA
- a CDS encoding NAD(P)H-quinone oxidoreductase, which yields MRVMEIREYGAPEMLVKAERPDPAVPSAGSGEVLIRVKAAGINRPDVLQRKGHYPVPPGASDIPGLEVAGEIIGGDLAHADNTFGLKVGDKACALVQGGGYADLCTAPIAQCLPYPKGFSDIEAASLPETFFTVWSNVFQRGHLSKGETLLVQGGSSGIGVTAILIAKALGHRVFVTAGSDEKCAACTQLGADLAINYKTQDFVEEIKKATNGKGVDVILDMVTGTYLQREIDCLADDGRIVIIAIMGGSKAEVNTGQILRRRLTITGSTLRPRPVAFKHQITKELYQTVWPLLNAGQLKPVIYKTFSLEQAADAHRLMESSEHVGKIVLTV from the coding sequence ATGCGTGTAATGGAGATTCGGGAGTATGGCGCTCCAGAGATGTTGGTCAAAGCAGAGCGTCCAGATCCTGCTGTGCCAAGCGCAGGCTCTGGCGAGGTCTTAATTCGGGTGAAGGCAGCCGGCATTAATCGTCCGGATGTTTTGCAACGAAAAGGGCATTACCCCGTTCCTCCAGGCGCATCCGATATCCCCGGTCTTGAAGTGGCCGGAGAGATCATTGGCGGTGATCTTGCGCACGCTGATAACACCTTTGGTTTGAAGGTGGGCGATAAAGCCTGTGCACTAGTGCAGGGTGGCGGATATGCCGATTTATGTACCGCCCCAATCGCGCAATGTTTGCCCTATCCGAAAGGCTTTTCAGATATTGAGGCAGCGTCTTTGCCAGAAACCTTTTTTACCGTATGGAGCAATGTCTTTCAACGTGGACATCTGAGTAAAGGTGAGACTTTGCTAGTGCAGGGCGGCTCGAGTGGTATTGGTGTGACCGCTATTCTCATCGCTAAAGCACTCGGTCATCGGGTATTTGTGACCGCAGGAAGCGACGAAAAGTGTGCGGCTTGCACGCAATTGGGCGCAGATCTTGCAATCAACTACAAAACTCAAGACTTTGTAGAAGAAATTAAGAAGGCGACTAATGGTAAGGGCGTAGATGTCATTTTGGACATGGTCACCGGTACCTACTTACAGCGCGAGATTGATTGTTTAGCCGATGATGGTCGTATTGTGATTATTGCCATCATGGGAGGCTCAAAGGCAGAAGTGAATACGGGTCAAATACTGCGTCGCCGATTAACCATTACGGGATCGACCTTGCGTCCAAGACCTGTGGCCTTTAAGCATCAAATTACTAAAGAGTTGTATCAAACGGTGTGGCCCTTGCTGAACGCAGGTCAACTAAAGCCAGTTATTTATAAAACATTTTCCTTAGAGCAAGCCGCAGATGCGCATCGATTGATGGAATCTAGCGAGCATGTCGGAAAAATTGTGTTAACGGTGTAA
- the pnp gene encoding polyribonucleotide nucleotidyltransferase: MSMFHKVVKTFQWGQHTVTMETGEIARQSSGAVLLNMDDTVVLATVVGAKTAKEGQDFFPLTVDYIEKTYSAGKIPGGFFRREGRPSEGETLISRLIDRPIRPLFPEGFYNEVQVVVHVMSINPDVPADIPALIASSAALAISGIPFNGPMGAARVGYRDGQYLLNPNRSEQATSELDLIVAGTQAAVLMVESEAQQLSEAVMLGAVVYGHEQSQIAINAIQELVRDAGKPEWDWKPAAKNEALIAKLQSLAEGPLREAYQIRQKQARSTKIKEVVANVMTQLAADGEVDEVEVGNLLFEIEAKIVRSQILNGEPRIDGRDTRTVRPIEIRNGVLPRTHGSALFTRGETQALVVATLGTARDEQIIDALEGEYRDRFMFHYNMPPFATGETGRVGTPKRREIGHGRLAKRALVPVLPSMEEFAYSIRLVSEITESNGSSSMASVCGGCLALMDAGVPVKAHVAGVAMGLILDGNRFAVLTDILGDEDHLGDMDFKVAGTANGITALQMDIKVQGITKEIMQVALAQAQEGRLHILSKMQEAMGSVRTELSEHAPRMVTFKIHPDKIREVIGKGGATIQALTKETGCSIDIKDDGTVTIASTSAEGMALAKAKIEGITAEAEVGKVYEGPVVKLLEFGALVNILPGKDGLLHISEISTERVKDVKDFLQEGQVVRVKLLAADERGRLRLSMKALLTPESGLADTQASDSPNETV; encoded by the coding sequence ATGTCAATGTTTCATAAAGTTGTGAAAACGTTTCAATGGGGCCAACACACCGTCACCATGGAAACCGGTGAGATTGCTCGCCAATCCAGTGGTGCTGTACTTCTCAATATGGATGACACCGTGGTACTTGCCACGGTAGTCGGTGCTAAAACAGCCAAAGAGGGTCAAGACTTTTTCCCCTTAACGGTTGACTACATCGAGAAGACCTATTCTGCTGGCAAGATTCCTGGAGGATTCTTCCGTCGCGAGGGGCGTCCGTCTGAAGGCGAGACCTTAATCTCACGTCTGATTGATCGTCCGATCCGCCCATTGTTCCCAGAAGGCTTTTATAACGAAGTTCAGGTGGTCGTGCATGTGATGTCGATTAATCCAGATGTGCCAGCCGATATTCCAGCCTTAATCGCATCGTCTGCTGCGCTCGCGATTTCGGGCATTCCATTTAATGGCCCAATGGGTGCGGCGCGCGTTGGTTACCGTGACGGTCAGTATTTACTCAACCCCAATCGTAGCGAGCAAGCGACCAGCGAACTCGATTTGATCGTAGCCGGTACCCAAGCTGCAGTATTGATGGTGGAGTCCGAGGCTCAACAGTTATCTGAAGCCGTTATGTTAGGCGCAGTTGTATACGGCCATGAGCAGTCGCAGATCGCGATCAATGCGATCCAGGAACTCGTGCGTGATGCCGGTAAGCCCGAATGGGATTGGAAGCCAGCAGCAAAGAACGAAGCTTTAATTGCCAAGTTACAAAGCTTGGCAGAGGGCCCATTGCGCGAAGCGTATCAAATTCGTCAAAAGCAAGCTCGCTCCACCAAGATCAAGGAAGTGGTTGCCAATGTCATGACCCAGTTAGCTGCTGACGGCGAAGTGGATGAAGTGGAAGTTGGTAATCTCTTGTTCGAGATCGAAGCAAAAATCGTACGTAGCCAAATTCTCAATGGTGAGCCACGTATTGACGGCCGCGATACTCGCACTGTACGCCCCATTGAAATTCGCAACGGCGTATTACCACGCACTCACGGCTCTGCACTCTTTACCCGTGGTGAGACGCAAGCCTTGGTGGTTGCAACTCTTGGAACTGCGCGCGATGAGCAAATCATTGACGCGCTCGAAGGTGAGTACCGCGATCGCTTTATGTTCCACTACAACATGCCTCCATTTGCAACGGGTGAGACCGGTCGCGTTGGCACACCCAAGCGTCGTGAGATTGGTCACGGCCGTTTAGCGAAGCGTGCTTTAGTACCAGTATTGCCAAGCATGGAAGAGTTTGCGTACAGCATTCGTTTGGTTTCTGAGATTACCGAGTCCAATGGTTCATCCTCGATGGCTTCAGTCTGCGGCGGCTGCTTAGCTCTGATGGATGCCGGTGTTCCAGTGAAGGCGCATGTGGCCGGTGTTGCCATGGGCCTCATCTTGGATGGCAATCGCTTTGCAGTGTTAACCGACATCTTGGGTGATGAGGATCACCTGGGCGATATGGACTTTAAGGTGGCTGGTACAGCCAACGGGATTACGGCTTTGCAGATGGACATTAAGGTCCAAGGCATTACCAAAGAAATCATGCAGGTTGCGTTGGCACAAGCTCAAGAAGGCCGTTTGCATATTCTGAGCAAAATGCAAGAAGCGATGGGTTCTGTACGCACTGAGCTATCGGAGCACGCACCACGCATGGTGACCTTTAAGATCCATCCAGACAAGATCCGTGAAGTGATTGGTAAGGGCGGCGCAACGATTCAGGCGCTTACCAAAGAGACCGGTTGCAGCATTGATATTAAAGATGATGGTACGGTCACGATCGCCTCAACCAGTGCAGAAGGCATGGCCTTGGCTAAAGCTAAGATTGAAGGCATTACCGCTGAAGCTGAAGTTGGTAAGGTTTATGAAGGCCCCGTTGTGAAGTTGCTGGAGTTTGGTGCCCTCGTCAACATTCTGCCCGGTAAAGATGGACTCTTACATATCTCTGAGATCTCAACCGAGCGCGTGAAGGATGTCAAAGACTTCTTGCAAGAGGGTCAGGTGGTGCGTGTGAAATTACTCGCAGCCGATGAGCGTGGTCGTTTGCGTTTATCGATGAAAGCGCTATTGACCCCTGAGTCTGGTTTGGCAGATACGCAGGCAAGCGATAGTCCAAACGAGACCGTTTAA
- the rpsO gene encoding 30S ribosomal protein S15 — translation MAVADINKAEIVKQNARGANDTGSPEVQVALLTARINELTPHFKANAKDHHSRRGLLKMVSRRRRLLDYLKSKDLDRYRALIDKLGLRK, via the coding sequence ATGGCAGTTGCAGACATTAATAAGGCGGAAATCGTCAAACAAAACGCGCGTGGCGCAAACGATACGGGTAGCCCCGAAGTTCAGGTGGCGTTATTAACCGCTCGTATCAATGAACTTACCCCCCATTTCAAGGCAAACGCAAAAGATCATCACAGCCGTCGTGGCTTGTTGAAGATGGTCTCGCGCCGTCGCCGTCTCTTGGATTACCTCAAGAGCAAGGATCTGGACCGTTATCGCGCGCTGATCGACAAACTAGGTTTACGTAAGTAA